The Verrucomicrobiia bacterium genome includes the window CTGCGCTGCGTGGCGCAACCTCCAAGCGGCCTCAACGATGAGGCGTTAGTCAGGGTTAACGGGAAGAAATACTGTCAGCCTGGTTCCTTCGCCTGGCTTCGATATAAGTGCGAGCTTCCCATGATGGCCTTCCACAATGCGACGGACAATTGCCAATCCCAGCCCTGTACCGCTTCGCTTGGTCGTGCTGAGAAGTGAGGTGAAAGCCCTCTCCTGTTGCTCCTCAGTCATACCCGCCCCCGTATCCTGAAATTCAACGCGCACGTAGTCTCCGTGAGTGTCGGCGCGGCTGGACGAAGTGATTGTCAGCGTCCCACCGTCTGGCATCGCCTCGGCTGCATTCAGGATGATGTTTAGAATCACCTGCTCGAGTTGCGCCGCATCGCCAGGAATCGTCGGAATCGCAGGATCCAGCCGTGTCACCCAGCGAACGTTCTGGTTCTTCAATTTGTGCCGCACGAGCAACCCGAGTTCCTCGACGAGGGAGTTGAGGTTTACTGGCGAGAGTTGCGGTTCAGCTGTGCGCGCGAAATCGAGTATCTGTTCCACGATCTTGTTCAGCAGATCCATTTTCTCCCCGATGATGCGCGCGTCCTTCGCCCTTGGATCTTCGGAGGGGAATTGCAGGTTGAGCGAATGGTAAAGCATCTTCATCACTGTCAGCGGGTTGCGAATTTCGTGGGCAACCTCGGCCGCCAAAAGGCCAAGCGCGGATAGCTTTTCGTTCTGACGCAGCTGCTCCTCGACATCCACAATGCGCTCGTAGAGGCGAGCCTTTTCGATCGCGATGGCTGATAGCTCCGCCAGCGATGATAGGATGCGGATTTCTTCGTTGGAAAAATGATATGGCTCGCCCGTGTAGACACTCAGGGTGCCAATGGCTTCGCCGCCGAATAAAAGCGGCACGCTGAGCAGCGACACCAAGCCTTCGCGTCTCGCGATGTCCACGTTTTGGTAACGGCTCGACGTCTGGACATTTGGCACCTGCATCGGTTTTTTGCGTCGGACCACAACGCCGAGCAGGCTCTCCTCCACGCTCAATCTCGGCTTGCCGAGATATGTTTCGCTTGCGCCAGAGCTGGCGCGCAGGTCAAGGCATTCGGAGCGTTCATCCAGCATCATTAAAGAACAGAC containing:
- a CDS encoding GAF domain-containing protein; the encoded protein is MSDPLKDLQARYDRLNLLFNVGNVIHSTLEPQEALQLITTEAVRLMKASSGSVVLINPTTGFLEIQAAQGLPPNAALLKLRVGEGITGWVARTGKAARVGDVSADARYIAVRMNIQSELAVPLEVNGEVRGVLNVDSDRTDAFSVEDQELLESLALQAARVIQNTWLYEQLRLKARLFEALANVSRTINSTLNLDDALEVVTRETRVLMQAKVCSLMMLDERSECLDLRASSGASETYLGKPRLSVEESLLGVVVRRKKPMQVPNVQTSSRYQNVDIARREGLVSLLSVPLLFGGEAIGTLSVYTGEPYHFSNEEIRILSSLAELSAIAIEKARLYERIVDVEEQLRQNEKLSALGLLAAEVAHEIRNPLTVMKMLYHSLNLQFPSEDPRAKDARIIGEKMDLLNKIVEQILDFARTAEPQLSPVNLNSLVEELGLLVRHKLKNQNVRWVTRLDPAIPTIPGDAAQLEQVILNIILNAAEAMPDGGTLTITSSSRADTHGDYVRVEFQDTGAGMTEEQQERAFTSLLSTTKRSGTGLGLAIVRRIVEGHHGKLALISKPGEGTRLTVFLPVNPD